One part of the Caldalkalibacillus uzonensis genome encodes these proteins:
- a CDS encoding ImmA/IrrE family metallo-endopeptidase — protein sequence MNVCLKNQWSLIERKIFSVVHELGHLIFHRNQYCKDTENLVYANYQKVYQATTEAKR from the coding sequence GTGAACGTATGCTTGAAAAATCAATGGAGCCTGATAGAGCGGAAAATTTTTAGCGTAGTCCATGAGTTAGGTCATTTGATTTTCCACCGCAACCAATACTGTAAAGATACTGAAAACCTCGTCTATGCCAATTATCAAAAAGTATATCAGGCAACAACTGAAGCAAAGAGGTGA
- a CDS encoding Wadjet anti-phage system protein JetD domain-containing protein produces MSKVKDIEKQLLAYIKSYKKVMIPLSELEARVPGDVSYRQFAEAVHSLEKGGILARVQSHGENGKTPSLAYTYRIKKKALRQTLHDEIQRFQLTVHPVLKLGAYLSLPEEVWQQDRPYIEKIDAYLKTYGLPSEDVPAPERAYELVGDEKWIVEGNGKEVLERIQLWERLKIIPVADPLMLAVNPNAFQHEPHFHLIVENKTTYQALQPVLSDTSFTSLIYGAGNKIISSIIHLEAQLHLEGQAHRLYYFGDVDLEGISIWYRLHQKTRAEPALPFYRALLQKPFFPGKETQRRQNEALTAFMAYFSEAEQHHLREMLAQGGYYPQEALTTFQVRHIWRNASWTAD; encoded by the coding sequence GTGTCAAAAGTGAAAGACATAGAGAAACAACTTTTAGCGTACATCAAAAGCTATAAAAAAGTTATGATTCCTTTGTCAGAATTGGAAGCACGGGTTCCGGGCGATGTTTCCTATCGCCAGTTTGCTGAGGCAGTCCATTCTCTTGAGAAAGGGGGTATCCTGGCCAGGGTCCAATCCCACGGAGAAAATGGCAAAACACCGTCACTGGCATATACCTACCGTATAAAGAAAAAGGCCCTTCGGCAGACCCTTCATGATGAGATCCAGCGTTTCCAACTGACAGTCCACCCGGTGCTTAAATTGGGCGCATATTTGTCCCTGCCTGAAGAAGTATGGCAACAGGACCGTCCATACATTGAAAAAATTGATGCTTATCTCAAGACATACGGGCTGCCGAGTGAAGATGTTCCTGCACCTGAACGGGCCTATGAACTCGTCGGTGATGAAAAATGGATCGTGGAAGGGAACGGCAAAGAAGTGCTGGAACGGATTCAACTGTGGGAGCGGTTGAAGATTATTCCTGTCGCCGATCCGCTGATGCTGGCCGTCAATCCCAACGCATTTCAACATGAACCGCATTTTCACCTCATTGTTGAAAACAAGACCACTTATCAGGCGCTGCAACCTGTATTGAGTGACACATCTTTTACTTCGCTCATATACGGTGCGGGCAACAAGATCATCTCCAGCATCATCCACCTTGAAGCACAGCTCCATTTGGAAGGACAAGCCCACCGGCTGTACTATTTCGGAGATGTGGACCTGGAAGGGATCAGCATCTGGTACCGTCTCCATCAGAAAACAAGGGCTGAGCCGGCCCTCCCGTTTTACCGTGCCTTGTTACAGAAACCCTTTTTCCCTGGCAAAGAGACCCAACGCCGACAGAACGAAGCTCTAACGGCTTTTATGGCTTATTTTTCCGAAGCCGAACAACACCATCTGCGGGAGATGTTAGCCCAGGGAGGTTACTATCCCCAAGAAGCATTAACAACGTTCCAAGTGCGTCACATCTGGAGGAATGCGTCATGGACGGCAGATTAG
- a CDS encoding replicative DNA helicase has protein sequence MDGRLASITAGYRERISRIALFDPLFELTRKTGTDANGKSIDYFGLGLLTLLFFFENMLMRNRRVGVKALSEYLHATTHDQYDLDLPAYEKIAREIITTFRPPHGKKRARSFFNWGTKQEEHIQYAILKADQFDPATNSQYYTLDEQGLELVFATKEYYSEFQLSIHQLVLRKQLEKGEFANALRQIDEMRVEVQNLHQRMVKMRHEIQRNIVSEETYARYKKILEDVYLRLEREHDEFNELRSFVEATRQRLHYEAAADKEQRSYQYIVQIARELDEVHHEHRQLLQESVELKTTALQAAQESLYYVGIDSFNFSQEIVSRAVSSPLPVKALKGLAAPFLFVHHERTWSPWTVFAEQRLDDEQDEEMETGFIDVQDGEEEEKHHVYQRENFSKVMGIVLTALDGQEEITLKEVVDHLRQTDQEDVLQHRSFYDFWLYLHQYSPVSAKQEDDTGSGLMDKALSLIPGKKIIVREAAEVLHVVSRYTIQNMHFKLEDV, from the coding sequence ATGGACGGCAGATTAGCCAGTATAACGGCAGGATACCGGGAACGCATCAGCCGCATCGCCCTGTTCGATCCGTTGTTCGAATTAACCCGCAAGACAGGAACAGATGCAAACGGTAAATCTATCGATTATTTTGGTCTGGGCTTGCTGACCCTGCTCTTTTTCTTTGAAAATATGCTGATGCGCAACCGCCGTGTGGGAGTGAAAGCTTTATCCGAATATTTGCATGCCACAACACACGACCAGTACGACCTCGACCTTCCTGCCTATGAAAAAATCGCCCGGGAGATTATCACCACTTTCAGGCCCCCTCACGGCAAAAAGCGGGCGCGTTCGTTTTTTAACTGGGGAACAAAGCAAGAGGAGCACATTCAGTATGCCATTTTAAAAGCGGACCAATTTGATCCTGCAACCAACAGTCAGTATTACACCCTGGATGAACAAGGGCTGGAACTCGTCTTCGCCACCAAAGAGTACTACAGTGAATTTCAGTTGTCGATTCACCAGCTTGTGCTGCGCAAACAGCTGGAAAAAGGAGAATTTGCCAACGCCTTGCGGCAAATCGACGAGATGCGCGTTGAAGTGCAGAACCTGCACCAGCGCATGGTCAAAATGAGGCATGAGATTCAGCGCAATATTGTTTCCGAAGAGACCTATGCCCGCTACAAAAAGATACTGGAGGATGTGTATCTTCGTCTGGAACGGGAACATGATGAATTTAATGAGTTGCGGTCATTTGTAGAAGCCACCCGCCAAAGGCTCCATTATGAGGCGGCAGCGGACAAAGAACAGCGTTCCTATCAATATATTGTTCAAATCGCGCGGGAGTTGGATGAAGTGCATCATGAGCACCGCCAATTGCTGCAAGAAAGTGTGGAACTGAAAACAACAGCCCTGCAGGCGGCCCAGGAGTCGCTCTATTATGTGGGCATTGATTCATTCAACTTCAGCCAGGAAATTGTCTCCAGAGCCGTTTCGTCTCCCTTGCCCGTGAAGGCTTTGAAGGGCCTGGCCGCCCCCTTCCTGTTTGTTCACCATGAAAGAACCTGGTCCCCTTGGACAGTGTTCGCTGAACAACGCCTTGATGATGAGCAGGACGAAGAGATGGAAACGGGGTTCATTGATGTGCAGGATGGTGAAGAAGAAGAGAAACACCACGTTTACCAGCGGGAGAACTTTTCCAAAGTGATGGGGATTGTCTTAACGGCCCTGGACGGGCAAGAAGAGATCACCTTAAAAGAGGTGGTGGACCACCTGCGTCAAACGGACCAGGAGGATGTACTTCAGCATCGTTCCTTCTATGATTTTTGGCTCTATCTGCACCAGTATTCACCGGTGTCTGCCAAACAAGAGGATGACACAGGGAGCGGTTTGATGGACAAAGCCTTATCATTGATACCTGGCAAAAAAATTATTGTGCGGGAAGCAGCGGAAGTGTTGCACGTTGTGTCCCGCTATACCATCCAAAATATGCACTTTAAGCTGGAGGATGTCTAA
- a CDS encoding DUF6063 family protein has protein sequence MVVYEHAQVMKAFEIYALLAQNGVGGAEEVREYLADDHVRSLVDQFARKVDCVVITAGDKLFLIPETKLSPFHVKNETLKRTFLGAKATNTDLYMMYFAIIVFFGEFYDSYTTMEATRDFLHMADWVSAIDKRIQALKEHDGATLREAEQEYDTNWQAVIDKWEAMDDIKETSKKQSGNTISRFSFVDSVRRFLEAQELAVNIGNNELQLTEKAKTIVQRYYMDLEYNRDILAFMYQYDQPSEETAHTTPSTQGNGGETNAGDL, from the coding sequence ATGGTTGTCTATGAGCACGCCCAAGTGATGAAAGCATTTGAGATATATGCCTTGCTTGCCCAAAACGGGGTTGGCGGAGCTGAAGAAGTGCGGGAATATCTGGCCGATGATCACGTGCGCAGTCTTGTGGACCAATTTGCCAGAAAAGTGGATTGTGTCGTGATTACCGCAGGAGACAAGCTGTTTCTCATTCCGGAGACGAAACTGTCTCCGTTTCATGTCAAAAACGAAACCTTGAAGCGCACTTTTCTCGGTGCAAAAGCCACCAACACCGATCTGTACATGATGTATTTTGCCATTATTGTCTTTTTCGGCGAGTTTTACGACAGTTATACCACCATGGAAGCGACCAGAGATTTTTTGCATATGGCTGACTGGGTGAGCGCGATAGACAAACGTATCCAGGCCCTGAAAGAACATGACGGAGCCACACTGAGGGAAGCAGAGCAGGAATACGACACAAATTGGCAGGCTGTCATCGACAAGTGGGAAGCGATGGACGATATTAAGGAAACGTCCAAAAAACAATCCGGCAATACGATCAGCCGCTTCAGTTTTGTGGACAGTGTGCGCCGTTTTTTGGAAGCCCAGGAACTGGCCGTCAATATCGGGAACAACGAATTGCAACTGACAGAAAAAGCAAAAACAATTGTCCAGCGTTACTATATGGATCTGGAATATAACCGGGATATTTTAGCGTTTATGTATCAGTATGACCAGCCGAGTGAAGAAACAGCACACACGACGCCCAGCACACAGGGCAACGGGGGTGAAACAAATGCCGGCGATCTCTAA